A single Photobacterium toruni DNA region contains:
- the speB gene encoding agmatinase, with amino-acid sequence MATLANYPDYSLFANAFGFLRQPLNFSPMESDADVIITGVPFDMATTGRSGSRMGPGAIRQISTNLAWEGKRWPWNFSLLKSIKIADCGDLVFDCGDAGQMCERLEAHASGLLEQGKTLLTFGGDHFVTLPLLRAHAKQFGKMALIHFDAHTDTYDQGSKFDHGTMFYHAPKEGLIDPTRSVQIGIRTEHSDKLGFNVISADTANDWSVAQIVEKIKATVGDMPVYLTFDIDCLDPAYAPGTGTPVCGGITSDKALKIIRGLQGIHLIGMDVVEVAPAYDHADITALAAATIATDLLHLWASQKAINQTK; translated from the coding sequence ATGGCAACACTAGCTAATTACCCAGATTATTCTTTATTCGCCAATGCGTTTGGCTTTTTACGTCAACCATTAAATTTTTCACCAATGGAATCAGACGCTGACGTTATTATTACTGGAGTACCATTTGATATGGCGACTACTGGCCGTTCTGGTAGTCGCATGGGTCCTGGTGCTATTCGTCAAATATCGACTAATCTTGCCTGGGAAGGTAAACGCTGGCCATGGAACTTTAGCCTATTAAAATCAATTAAAATTGCAGATTGTGGTGATTTAGTCTTTGATTGCGGTGATGCAGGTCAAATGTGTGAACGCCTAGAAGCACATGCGAGCGGTTTATTAGAACAAGGGAAAACCCTACTTACTTTTGGTGGTGATCACTTTGTTACACTGCCCTTACTTCGCGCTCATGCAAAACAATTTGGCAAAATGGCATTAATTCACTTTGATGCCCATACTGATACCTATGATCAAGGCAGTAAATTTGATCATGGCACCATGTTCTACCATGCGCCGAAAGAAGGTTTAATTGATCCTACGCGCTCAGTGCAAATTGGTATTCGTACCGAGCACAGTGACAAACTAGGGTTTAATGTTATCTCAGCTGATACTGCTAATGATTGGAGTGTGGCACAGATTGTTGAAAAGATTAAAGCGACTGTCGGTGATATGCCGGTTTACTTAACTTTTGATATCGATTGTTTAGATCCTGCTTATGCTCCAGGTACTGGTACGCCTGTTTGTGGCGGTATCACATCGGATAAAGCCCTGAAAATTATTCGTGGTTTACAAGGTATTCATTTAATTGGTATGGATGTAGTTGAAGTTGCTCCTGCTTATGATCATGCCGATATTACAGCATTAGCTGCTGCCACTATTGCAACAGACCTATTGCATCTTTGGGCAAGTCAAAAGGCCATAAACCAAACAAAATAA
- the speA gene encoding biosynthetic arginine decarboxylase, with amino-acid sequence MSDWTINNARNVYNTPYWGQGYFDIASDGSVIARPDVNNPTNTIGLSQLADELIAAGASLPVLVRFPDILHHRVDSLCGVFNQAIENYGYQGEYLAVYPIKVNQQQEVVSEILKSQYAKQQRQLGLEAGSKPELMAVLAMAQEASSVIVCNGYKDREYIRLALIGEKLGHEVYIVLEKLSELNIILQEAAELGVTPRLGIRARLASQGKGKWQASGGEKSKFGLSASQVLTVIDALRQRDMLDCLQLLHFHLGSQIANIRDVRNGVGEAGRVYAELKKLGAGISTVDVGGGLAVDYEGTRSQSSCSMNYSINEYANNVVYVLGDICKEYNMPMPRIISESGRNLTAHHAVLITDVVGIESYKVESINPPTENAPHILHNMWRSWKELTEHTDHRSLVELYHDNQSDLAEVHSLFAVGMISFIDRAWAEQVSLRLCHELAHTLSAQNRTHRPLLDELHERLADKFFVNFSLFQSLPDAWGIEQVFPILPLSNLNKAPERRAIILDITCDSDGTIDQYVENQGIESTLPVPTWSDEQPYRIGFFMVGAYQEILGDMHNLFGDTDTAVVRCTADGNYNIEKIDRGDNVGDVLRYVHLDPNDFLRQYQLMAAQHLAQDERESILKELADGLEGYTYLEDVRTI; translated from the coding sequence ATGAGTGATTGGACAATTAATAATGCCCGTAATGTTTACAACACACCTTACTGGGGTCAAGGTTACTTTGATATAGCATCAGACGGTTCTGTTATCGCCCGTCCTGATGTTAATAATCCCACCAATACTATTGGGTTATCACAACTTGCCGATGAATTAATTGCCGCAGGTGCTTCATTACCTGTTTTAGTTCGTTTTCCAGATATTCTTCACCACCGCGTTGACAGCCTATGTGGCGTTTTTAATCAAGCGATTGAGAATTATGGCTATCAAGGCGAATATCTTGCGGTTTATCCCATCAAAGTAAACCAGCAGCAAGAAGTGGTTAGTGAAATTTTAAAAAGCCAATATGCTAAACAACAACGTCAATTAGGCTTGGAAGCGGGCAGTAAACCAGAGCTAATGGCAGTGCTTGCGATGGCACAAGAAGCAAGCTCGGTGATCGTCTGTAATGGCTATAAAGACAGAGAATATATTCGATTAGCATTAATCGGTGAAAAATTAGGTCACGAAGTTTATATCGTGCTAGAAAAACTGTCTGAGCTAAACATTATCTTACAAGAAGCAGCAGAGCTTGGAGTGACTCCTCGTTTAGGTATTCGTGCCCGTCTTGCCTCTCAAGGTAAAGGTAAATGGCAAGCAAGTGGTGGCGAAAAATCTAAATTTGGCTTATCTGCATCACAAGTATTAACCGTAATTGACGCATTACGTCAACGTGACATGCTTGATTGCTTACAGCTATTACACTTTCATTTAGGCTCACAGATTGCCAATATTCGTGATGTCCGTAATGGTGTTGGTGAAGCGGGCCGTGTTTATGCTGAACTTAAAAAATTAGGGGCTGGTATTTCTACGGTTGATGTCGGCGGTGGTTTAGCGGTTGATTATGAAGGAACGCGTAGTCAAAGTAGTTGCTCAATGAATTACAGCATCAATGAATATGCAAATAATGTGGTCTATGTATTAGGTGATATTTGTAAAGAATATAACATGCCTATGCCGCGTATTATTTCAGAGTCAGGCCGTAATCTTACCGCTCATCATGCCGTTTTGATTACCGATGTAGTGGGTATTGAAAGCTACAAAGTAGAATCAATCAATCCACCGACTGAAAATGCGCCGCATATTTTGCATAATATGTGGCGTTCTTGGAAAGAGCTAACAGAACATACTGATCATCGCTCATTAGTTGAGCTTTATCATGATAACCAAAGTGATTTAGCAGAAGTTCACTCTCTTTTTGCCGTTGGTATGATCAGTTTTATTGATAGAGCATGGGCAGAACAAGTCAGTTTGCGTTTATGCCATGAATTAGCTCACACACTATCAGCCCAAAACCGTACTCATCGACCGCTACTCGATGAATTACATGAGCGTTTAGCTGATAAGTTTTTTGTGAATTTTTCTCTATTCCAATCATTACCAGATGCATGGGGCATTGAACAAGTCTTTCCTATTTTACCATTAAGCAATTTAAATAAAGCGCCTGAACGCCGAGCTATTATCTTAGATATTACCTGTGATTCCGATGGTACGATTGATCAATATGTTGAAAACCAAGGCATAGAAAGCACACTACCAGTACCCACATGGAGTGATGAGCAACCTTATCGTATTGGTTTCTTTATGGTGGGTGCTTACCAAGAAATTTTAGGCGATATGCATAATTTATTCGGTGATACTGATACTGCAGTTGTACGTTGCACTGCAGATGGTAATTATAATATTGAGAAAATAGATCGTGGCGATAATGTCGGTGATGTATTACGTTATGTACACTTAGATCCTAATGATTTCTTACGTCAATATCAGTTAATGGCGGCACAACATCTTGCACAAGATGAACGTGAAAGTATTCTCAAAGAATTGGCAGATGGGCTCGAAGGATATACTTATCTAGAAGATGTTCGCACAATTTAA
- the eptA gene encoding phosphoethanolamine transferase EptA, with protein MKIRLSSINYILLVAIFFAAIQNIALWKHLSELFLKSSTNDVIFIATIPLFIIAALNIIFNLLLWPWIQRPLLSILIFISSLATYAMYSYGVYFDYGMIVNVFETNSAEASSYFSMAGLAWIVIIAIIPISILWRINVVYRPIVKELIARSLSIIISLLVIVIIAAGYYKDYASLVRNHSEIKALINPTNYISATFRYAKYQLIEAKMPFTQLGIDAQDSYQGGKHNVVVMVVGEASRSMNYSLNGYDRDTNPELAKRNVISFLNVKSCGTATAVSLPCMFSVMTKANYNAIAARHQDTAVDILQRAGIDVDWKDNDSGCKGVCDRVKHIVINADSDPKLCHDGTCYDAVLLKNLQAQIDDAKQDTFIVLHIIGSHGPTYNDRYPAKFKVFKPTCNTSNLQECSREQVTNTYDNTILYTDHILSSVIDILKNDDHNANTAMIYMADHGESLGEDGVYLHGLPYSIAPKEQTTVPLILWLSPAYQQSQHINRQCLQREAAAGGYSQDNLFHSLLGMMDVKTTVYDPKLDIFSQCRNNIIE; from the coding sequence ATGAAAATTCGTTTATCTAGCATCAATTATATATTACTGGTTGCTATTTTTTTTGCTGCTATACAAAACATTGCTTTATGGAAACATCTAAGTGAATTATTTTTAAAAAGCAGTACGAATGATGTGATCTTTATTGCTACAATTCCATTGTTTATTATTGCTGCATTAAATATTATTTTTAATTTATTATTATGGCCATGGATACAGCGTCCATTGCTTTCAATTTTAATATTTATCTCAAGTTTAGCCACGTACGCCATGTATAGTTATGGCGTGTATTTTGACTATGGCATGATTGTTAATGTATTTGAGACTAATTCAGCAGAAGCAAGCAGTTATTTTTCTATGGCAGGTTTGGCATGGATAGTTATTATTGCCATTATTCCTATTTCTATTTTATGGCGAATAAATGTTGTTTATCGTCCCATTGTAAAAGAATTAATTGCCCGTAGTCTGAGTATAATTATTTCATTATTAGTGATTGTTATTATTGCTGCGGGTTACTATAAAGATTATGCCTCGTTGGTACGCAACCACTCTGAAATTAAAGCCCTTATTAATCCAACTAATTATATTTCAGCCACTTTTCGTTATGCTAAATATCAGCTTATTGAAGCTAAGATGCCATTTACTCAGTTAGGGATAGATGCCCAAGATAGTTATCAAGGAGGCAAGCATAATGTTGTGGTCATGGTTGTTGGCGAGGCTTCTCGTTCAATGAACTATTCATTAAATGGTTATGATCGTGATACAAATCCTGAGTTAGCAAAACGTAATGTGATCAGTTTTTTAAATGTAAAATCATGTGGTACGGCAACGGCAGTGTCATTGCCTTGTATGTTCTCGGTAATGACTAAAGCTAATTACAATGCGATAGCGGCTCGTCATCAAGATACCGCGGTAGATATTTTACAACGTGCAGGTATTGATGTTGATTGGAAAGACAATGATAGTGGCTGTAAAGGAGTATGCGATCGGGTTAAGCATATTGTGATTAACGCGGATAGTGATCCTAAGCTTTGTCATGACGGTACCTGTTACGATGCAGTATTATTGAAAAATCTACAGGCACAAATTGATGATGCCAAACAAGATACGTTTATTGTATTACATATTATTGGTAGTCATGGTCCAACATATAACGATCGTTATCCAGCTAAATTTAAAGTGTTCAAGCCAACCTGTAATACCAGCAATTTGCAAGAGTGTAGCCGTGAGCAGGTCACTAACACTTATGACAATACAATTTTATATACCGATCATATTTTAAGCAGTGTGATTGATATACTGAAAAACGACGATCATAACGCCAATACTGCGATGATTTATATGGCAGATCATGGTGAGTCACTGGGGGAAGATGGGGTGTATTTACATGGTCTTCCTTATTCTATTGCACCAAAAGAACAAACAACAGTGCCGCTAATATTATGGTTATCGCCTGCTTATCAGCAAAGTCAACATATAAACCGCCAATGTTTACAGCGTGAAGCGGCTGCTGGTGGCTATTCGCAAGATAATTTATTCCATTCTTTATTAGGCATGATGGACGTTAAAACCACCGTTTACGATCCTAAGTTAGACATATTTTCCCAGTGTCGCAATAATATTATTGAGTGA
- a CDS encoding cation:proton antiporter, which yields MHQEMIGLTIAGLGVLGLGCQWLAWRMKLPAILLLLIAGLFIGPVAGIFNPNILFGDLLFPLISLAVAVILFEGSLTLNFAEIKTVRKNVKSIVTIGAIITWVITSVATHYLLDFSWSLAFLFGSMTVVTGPTVIVPLLRTVRPQAKLANILRWEGILIDPIGAIFVVIVYEFIVSSSQMHSLEVFGLMLLVGLVIGAVAGWLIAYVLRNHLLPEYLQPFAVLAVVLGVFAGANALESEAGLLAVTVMGMWLANAKDVDIRHILHFKENLTILLISGLFLILASRIQLADFHALGWGAIALFVVIQLVARPASIFISTMFSHLVFKEKLFLAWVAPRGIVAAAISALFALKLIDDGVAGAQLLVPLTFMVIIGTVVLQSLTARPIARLLGVAEPSPKGFLIVGANDVAREIGLALKKYDCRVVMTDSNWDYIRAARMAGLETYYGNAVSSHADEYLDLIGVGHLLALTPDKHFNAVAASHYETDFGQRNIFRLNGRRHNSGLEKHSATQAHSGAVLFGDDISYKKLASLINQGGEIKHTKLSDNFTLEDYSQQYKGSSLIPLFAVDLKQNIVPFTVASTLEAKAGWTIIALVKETER from the coding sequence ATGCATCAAGAAATGATTGGATTGACGATTGCCGGCCTTGGTGTGCTTGGACTAGGGTGTCAATGGCTTGCATGGCGAATGAAATTACCAGCGATTTTATTATTGCTTATTGCTGGCTTATTTATTGGTCCTGTTGCTGGCATATTTAACCCAAATATTCTTTTTGGTGATTTATTGTTTCCACTGATTTCATTAGCGGTGGCTGTTATTTTATTTGAGGGTAGTTTAACTCTCAATTTTGCTGAAATAAAAACAGTACGAAAAAACGTAAAAAGTATTGTCACTATCGGTGCCATTATTACATGGGTTATTACCAGTGTTGCTACGCATTATTTATTAGATTTTAGTTGGTCATTGGCGTTCTTATTTGGCTCTATGACGGTAGTCACTGGACCTACAGTAATCGTACCTTTATTACGGACGGTAAGACCGCAAGCAAAACTCGCTAATATTTTACGCTGGGAAGGGATTTTAATTGATCCGATTGGGGCTATATTTGTCGTGATCGTGTATGAATTTATTGTCTCTAGTAGCCAAATGCACAGTCTTGAAGTCTTTGGACTAATGCTACTCGTTGGATTAGTGATTGGCGCTGTTGCGGGATGGCTTATTGCTTATGTGCTACGTAATCATTTGCTTCCAGAATACTTACAGCCATTTGCAGTGTTAGCTGTGGTGCTCGGTGTCTTTGCAGGTGCAAATGCACTTGAATCGGAAGCGGGACTGTTAGCCGTTACTGTTATGGGAATGTGGCTTGCCAATGCTAAAGATGTTGATATTCGCCACATCCTACATTTTAAAGAAAATCTAACAATATTATTAATTTCTGGCTTATTTTTAATTTTAGCATCCCGCATCCAATTAGCTGATTTTCATGCATTAGGCTGGGGAGCAATTGCATTATTTGTGGTTATCCAGTTAGTCGCAAGACCTGCGTCTATTTTTATATCGACAATGTTTAGCCATTTAGTATTTAAAGAAAAATTATTTTTAGCGTGGGTGGCTCCTCGAGGTATTGTTGCTGCGGCAATTTCTGCATTATTTGCCCTTAAATTAATCGATGACGGTGTCGCTGGTGCGCAACTTTTAGTGCCACTGACTTTTATGGTGATTATCGGTACGGTAGTGTTACAAAGTTTAACTGCTCGTCCTATTGCGCGTTTATTAGGGGTTGCAGAGCCATCACCAAAGGGCTTCTTAATTGTTGGCGCTAATGATGTTGCGCGAGAAATTGGATTAGCACTTAAAAAGTATGATTGTCGAGTGGTGATGACTGATTCTAACTGGGATTATATTCGCGCTGCGCGTATGGCGGGTTTAGAAACTTATTATGGTAATGCAGTATCTAGTCATGCTGATGAGTATTTAGATTTAATTGGTGTTGGTCATTTGTTAGCACTGACTCCAGATAAACACTTTAATGCAGTTGCTGCCAGCCATTATGAAACGGATTTTGGTCAACGGAATATCTTTCGCTTAAATGGTCGTCGGCATAATAGTGGCTTAGAAAAACACTCTGCGACTCAAGCTCATAGTGGCGCGGTACTTTTTGGTGATGATATCAGTTATAAAAAATTAGCCAGTTTAATTAACCAAGGTGGAGAAATTAAACATACTAAATTGAGTGATAACTTTACGCTTGAAGATTATTCTCAGCAGTATAAAGGCTCATCACTTATTCCATTATTTGCGGTTGATTTAAAACAAAATATTGTTCCATTTACCGTTGCTTCAACGCTAGAAGCAAAAGCGGGGTGGACGATTATAGCGTTAGTTAAAGAGACTGAACGATGA
- a CDS encoding NUDIX hydrolase has product MNLLQPIDKLAWLHIHQRKLLAVRSFGKALYYLPGGKRDTGETDAQALIREIQEELSVDLTPNSLCYAGSFQAQAHGKANGVMVNMTCYYAEYNGSLFPASEIEEIRWINSHDVSISSTATLMILTQLKNQNLID; this is encoded by the coding sequence GTGAATTTACTTCAACCGATTGATAAACTTGCTTGGCTTCATATTCATCAACGTAAATTACTTGCGGTACGCTCATTTGGGAAAGCACTCTATTATCTTCCTGGGGGAAAACGTGATACGGGGGAAACAGACGCCCAAGCATTAATTCGTGAGATACAAGAAGAATTATCCGTTGATCTTACTCCTAACTCGCTATGTTATGCTGGTAGCTTTCAAGCCCAAGCTCATGGTAAAGCGAACGGAGTAATGGTAAATATGACTTGTTACTATGCTGAATATAATGGTTCTCTATTTCCTGCATCTGAAATTGAAGAAATTCGATGGATCAACAGTCATGATGTAAGTATCAGCTCTACTGCAACATTAATGATCTTAACGCAATTAAAAAATCAAAATTTGATTGATTAA
- the ygjK gene encoding alpha-glucosidase, giving the protein MIKQSTVVKKTLLAVTVSSLMFTAGCNTDDNVNSISEEKDKPQIALKFKNVLDRTGTPKHLAEVSVGNHMAYTPLHDSGAWHGHLLPDLQQHPENMGGFGVTAIAEEYNTSVAEYFDKLSILKNGQAVNFTAKAYSIPGALIQTMDADGIQVEMKLQFVSSRSSIVETIITNTTGENLELVWNGKLVDGYYAKDGKANPDYKATVAEQLPNLTRIMTSNDSGDIGIAFGKERKSWMVRTSGSSAFNIHRNIATTTHFNGLEYQSVAEIDAEPTHTLYTVFSHTLTADEWQQEKTVVSDILKTPIRYMNATTERWEQYLQHGLVNKNATADQERVAVKAMETLTANWRSPAGFVSYDTVTPSVTARWFSGNLTWPWDTWKQAYAMAHFNPDLAMNNIRTVFEHQVKADDVLRPYDKGYLLDVVGMNMSKERGNALGLIEMNDSQSWNERNTKPSLASWAVWEVYTTLKDKYNRTDDAQAWLEEMYPKLVDYHNWWLTARDTNNNGIPEYGAAVDPAHTTEDGQLIYEYKIAADPENWIQAKGIAEYNKLLESFNYIDIHSPAQTAASWESGRDDAAVFGFIDTIADAQGLTDINDIELVDQLGRYAHKQHGFDNAYSVNGEQVTYANTTPDNTAKLNQAKKDWQVKFSENRDKSGQLVGYSLMQESVDQASYWYSDNKFLAQIAMVLGYSAQAADFTAKAAETKDYINQCMFDRETGFYYDINIDANQARSLNNGCAGNPIVARGMGAEGWSPLFNGAANQITAAAVVKNMIDPTKFNTTVPLGTAAKDNPAYGADIYWRGRVWVDQFYFGVKGMTNYGYTEQANEMVNKLFKNAEGLTLDRPIQENYNPETGAVQGANNFSWSSAHLYMLYNDFLK; this is encoded by the coding sequence ATGATAAAACAATCGACGGTAGTAAAAAAAACCTTATTAGCAGTGACGGTAAGTTCGTTAATGTTTACTGCTGGGTGTAATACTGATGATAATGTAAATTCAATCAGTGAAGAGAAAGATAAACCACAAATAGCGTTGAAATTTAAAAATGTTCTTGATCGAACGGGTACACCAAAGCATTTAGCTGAAGTCAGTGTTGGCAACCATATGGCTTATACGCCATTGCATGATAGTGGTGCGTGGCATGGTCACTTGTTGCCGGATTTACAGCAACACCCTGAAAATATGGGAGGCTTTGGTGTAACGGCAATTGCTGAGGAATATAACACTTCAGTTGCAGAATATTTTGATAAGCTTTCGATTCTAAAAAATGGTCAAGCTGTTAATTTTACAGCGAAGGCATACAGTATTCCTGGTGCTTTAATTCAAACCATGGATGCTGACGGTATTCAGGTTGAAATGAAGTTACAGTTTGTTTCTTCACGGTCATCAATTGTTGAAACGATTATTACTAATACGACGGGTGAAAATTTAGAACTGGTGTGGAACGGTAAACTGGTTGATGGTTATTATGCAAAAGATGGTAAAGCTAATCCTGATTATAAGGCGACGGTAGCGGAACAATTACCTAATTTGACTCGTATAATGACATCGAATGATAGCGGTGACATTGGTATTGCCTTTGGTAAGGAACGTAAGTCATGGATGGTTCGTACTAGCGGCAGTTCTGCATTTAATATCCATCGTAATATAGCGACTACTACCCATTTTAATGGTCTTGAATACCAATCTGTCGCTGAAATTGATGCTGAACCAACACATACGTTATATACCGTATTCAGTCACACTCTAACTGCAGATGAGTGGCAACAAGAAAAAACAGTTGTTAGCGATATTCTAAAAACGCCTATACGTTATATGAATGCAACAACTGAACGTTGGGAACAATATCTTCAACATGGCTTAGTAAATAAAAATGCCACAGCTGATCAAGAACGTGTAGCTGTGAAAGCAATGGAAACATTGACTGCTAACTGGCGTAGCCCTGCTGGCTTTGTTAGTTATGATACGGTAACCCCATCGGTTACTGCGCGTTGGTTCTCTGGTAACTTAACATGGCCGTGGGACACGTGGAAACAAGCTTATGCGATGGCGCATTTTAACCCTGATTTAGCGATGAATAACATTCGTACCGTATTTGAACATCAAGTAAAAGCCGATGATGTGCTGCGTCCATACGACAAAGGTTATCTATTGGATGTGGTTGGTATGAATATGTCTAAAGAACGTGGTAATGCACTTGGTTTAATCGAAATGAATGACTCACAGTCATGGAATGAACGCAATACCAAACCATCATTAGCGTCATGGGCTGTGTGGGAAGTTTATACAACGCTAAAAGATAAATATAACCGTACTGATGATGCTCAAGCGTGGTTGGAGGAGATGTATCCTAAATTAGTTGATTACCATAATTGGTGGTTAACAGCGCGTGACACCAATAATAACGGTATTCCTGAATATGGTGCTGCTGTTGATCCTGCGCATACAACCGAAGATGGGCAATTAATTTATGAATATAAAATAGCGGCTGATCCTGAGAACTGGATCCAAGCTAAAGGTATTGCTGAATATAATAAATTATTAGAATCTTTTAATTATATTGATATTCATAGCCCTGCACAAACCGCAGCGTCATGGGAGTCTGGTCGTGATGATGCAGCAGTATTTGGCTTTATTGATACGATTGCTGATGCTCAAGGTCTAACCGATATTAATGACATTGAACTTGTTGATCAACTGGGTCGTTATGCTCATAAACAACATGGATTTGATAATGCTTATTCTGTAAATGGCGAGCAGGTGACTTATGCTAATACTACGCCAGATAATACGGCTAAATTAAACCAAGCGAAGAAAGATTGGCAAGTGAAGTTTAGCGAAAACCGTGATAAGAGTGGCCAATTAGTCGGTTACTCTCTGATGCAAGAATCTGTAGACCAAGCGTCATATTGGTACAGTGATAATAAATTCTTAGCACAAATAGCAATGGTATTAGGTTACAGTGCACAAGCTGCTGATTTTACTGCTAAGGCTGCTGAAACTAAAGATTATATCAACCAATGTATGTTTGATCGTGAAACAGGCTTTTATTACGATATTAATATCGATGCTAATCAAGCACGTTCATTAAATAATGGCTGTGCTGGTAATCCGATAGTAGCACGAGGCATGGGTGCTGAAGGGTGGTCACCGTTATTTAATGGTGCAGCTAATCAAATTACAGCTGCTGCGGTGGTTAAAAATATGATTGATCCTACGAAGTTTAATACCACTGTACCATTAGGAACCGCCGCAAAAGACAACCCAGCGTATGGTGCAGATATCTATTGGCGTGGTCGCGTGTGGGTTGATCAATTCTACTTTGGTGTTAAAGGTATGACGAATTATGGTTATACTGAACAAGCAAATGAGATGGTTAATAAGCTATTTAAAAATGCAGAAGGTTTAACTCTTGATCGGCCAATTCAAGAGAATTACAACCCTGAAACGGGGGCGGTACAAGGTGCTAATAATTTCTCTTGGAGTTCAGCGCACTTATATATGCTTTACAATGATTTTCTAAAATAA
- a CDS encoding diacylglycerol kinase: MKPGATGLKRIINATGYSIQGLKAAWINEAAFRQESILLVIMTIVSFFMPVTKIERLMMISSLFIVVIAELINSAVEAVVDRIGPEHHELSGRAKDIGSAAVFVALALVVITWGSILYL; this comes from the coding sequence ATGAAACCTGGCGCTACGGGCTTAAAACGGATCATTAATGCAACCGGATATTCGATACAAGGGTTAAAAGCGGCGTGGATAAATGAAGCCGCTTTTCGTCAAGAAAGTATTCTATTAGTTATCATGACGATCGTATCATTTTTTATGCCAGTGACAAAAATTGAACGATTAATGATGATTAGTTCATTATTTATTGTGGTTATTGCGGAATTGATTAATTCAGCTGTTGAAGCGGTAGTTGATCGTATTGGACCTGAACATCATGAGCTGAGTGGTCGAGCGAAAGATATTGGTTCAGCTGCGGTATTTGTTGCGCTGGCTTTGGTTGTTATCACTTGGGGCAGTATTTTGTATTTATAG